The Styela clava chromosome 2, kaStyClav1.hap1.2, whole genome shotgun sequence genome contains a region encoding:
- the LOC144419875 gene encoding N-acetylated-alpha-linked acidic dipeptidase 2-like produces MNADKKAMLNIYKQNLTDHCMDPTLLDDAVANFTTAATNLHKRINNLDLTDALAVRAINDQLMQLEQAFIDKQGIEGRSQFSHVIYAPSLHNTYGGAAFPGLVDSMFEINADPDRDARWEKVRRQYAILLYHIGSASSTLRDVVPIKGYSNV; encoded by the exons ATGAATGCTGATAAAAAAGCAATGttgaatatttataaacaaaatCTGACTGATCATTGCATGGATCCAA CATTACTCGACGACGCCGTCGCAAACTTTACCACAGCAGCAACGAATCTTCATAAAAGAATTAACAATCTCGATCTGACAGA TGCACTAGCCGTGAGAGCAATCAATGATCAACTTATGCAACTTGAACAAGCATTCATCGATAAACAAGGAATAGAAGGAAGGAGCCAGTTTAG tcACGTGATATACGCTCCAAGTCTCCACAATACGTATGGAGGAGCAGCATTCCCTGGACTTGTTGACTCGATGTTTGAAATCAACGCTGACCCAGATCGAGATGCAAGATGGGAAAAG gTCCGTCGGCAATATGCTATCCTCCTATACCACATCGGTTCGGCGTCATCGACACTGAGAGATGTTGTACCAATCAAGGGATATTCAAACGTTTAG